GCGTCCACCGACGCGGTACAGGAAGTCCGGATCGAGAAGCTGGGCGACCGGGTGGTGGTCCGGGGCCCGAAGCCTCCCCCGCCGTTGCGGACACCGCTCGCGGTGACCGTGTCCGCTCCCACCGACTCCCACGTTCGGGTTCGCACCCGCTTCGCCGGAGTGACGGTGCGCGGCACCTGTGGCCGGGCGGACATCGGCACCGGCACGGGGTCGGTCGCCCTCGACCGGGCCACGGGCACCACGGCCGTGCGCACGAGCAGCGGAGAGGTCGACATCGCGACGCTGTCCGGACCCGCCACCATCCACGGTGGCAGCGCAAGCGTCCGACTCGGCGAGGTCACCGACGCCGTGCTCGTCCGCACCACCACGAGCGAGATCATCGTGAGCGAGGCCGCCTCGGGGTCCGTGGAGGCCATCTCGGGCACCGGCGACATCCGGGTAGGGGTCCGGCGCGGTGTCACAGCCGAGATCGACCTCTCCAGCGGTGGGGGTACCGTCCACAGTGACCTGGAAGTCTCGGACACTCCTCCCGACGAACCGACGGCGTTGTCCATCCGGGCCCGCAGCGGGGCGGGCCGAGTCGTGGTCACAAGCGCCTGAGTTCGGCGGCGAGGTCCCCGCGCTCGCCGACGCCAACCTCGTCGAGACCCAACCACGAGGCCATGACGCCGAGTTCGGCGAGGAGTTCCGAGGCGACCCGGTCGCGCTCCACGCCGGGCTCGGCGAAAGCCCCCTGCACGCGCAGGACCCCGGCCGCGCGGTCGGCCTTGAGGTCGACCCGCGCCACCAACGCTCCGTCGAGCAGGAACGGGAACACGTAGTAGCCGTGGACTCGCCGTGACTCCGGCACGTAGATCTCGATGCGGTACCGGAAGCCGAACAGCCGCTCCGTCCTTTTGCGCTCCCACACCAGCGGATCGAACGGGCACAACAGCGCCCGGCCCGCCACGCGGCGGGGCGTGCGCGCGGCCACGTGCCGGTACGCGGTGGCCCTCCACGTCTCCACCCGCACCGGCTCCAGCACCCCGTCGGCGACGAGGTCGGCCACGGCCCGCCGGGTGACCTCGGGCGAGAGCCGGTAGTAGTCCCGCAGGTCCGGCTCGGTGGCGATGCCGTAGGCCCGTGCGGCGCGTTCGACGAGCTGTCGCGCGGCGGTGCGAACGTCCACGGTACGGTGCAGCACCTCCGGCGGCAGCACGCGCTCGCTGAGGTCGTACAGCCGCTCGAACCCGCGCCGGGAGCCCGTGGTCAGCACACCGATGCCGAAGAGCCATTCGCAGACCTTCTTGACGTCGGAACGCTCCCACCACGTTCCCGGAGTGCGGGCGACGGGACCCGTCAGCTCCCGCTCGATGGTGCCCGCGCCCACGGGACCGAGTTCCTTGACCACGGCGAGCACGTCCTCCACGAGCCCCGGCTCGGCGTCGGCGATCCGGCCGTAGTGCCGCCACCATCCCCGAGGTTTCGCCCCGGAGTGCAACAGCGGCCAGTCCTCCACCGGGACCAGGCTCGCCTCGTGGGCCCAGCACTCCACGAGCAGGCGGGGACGGCGGGCACTGTGCGTCCACGCCGCCGCGTCGATCAGCTCCCGGTCGTACGCGCCGAGACGCGCGAACAGCGGCGCGTAGTGCGCGCGGACCACCACGTTCACCGAGTCCAGTTGGATCACTCGCAGCCGGTCCAGCACCCGGCGAAGCTGCCTGCGACCGGGCTCGGCACCGGGGCGGGGATCGGCGAAGCCCTGCGCGGCGAGGGCGATCCGGCGGGCGGCATCCGGGCTCACGGTTCTCACCAGCGCATCATGCCAGCTAACCCCGACACTCTTCCGGCCGTCACCGGGGCGCTACTGTGACGGACATGACGACCGCCGACGTCCGTCTCGCCACCACCGACGACGTCCCCGAGATCACGCGGATTCAACTCTCCACGTGGCGCACCGCCTACGGGGACGCTCTGGGCACGGCCGTGAACACGCTCGTCCCGGAAGAGGTCTCGGCGAGCTGGACGGAAGCCGTGGAACACCCGGACACCGACGTCTACGTCGCCGTCGAGGGAACCACCACCGTCGGATTCTGCGTCGCGGGTCCCGCTCCCGCCTCGGAGGTCGCCGCCGCGGACGGCAGCCTGCCCGACGACGCCGACCGGACGGGACTGATCGCCTCCCTGCTCGTGGAGCCCAGGTGGGGGCGCCGGGGGCACGGGGGCCGCCTGCTCGGGACGGCGGCGGCCGGACTGCGCCGTCGCGGGGCCGAACGCGGCATCACCTGGGTCGTACAGTCCGATTCCGCGTCCCTGGCCTTCTACCGAAGCGTCGGTTGGAACCCCGACGGCACCGTGCGCATCCTCGACACCGGCGAACGCACGATCAAGGAACTCCGCATCACCGGCACCCTCGACCTTCGCCTGGAACATCCCGAGACGTCCGATCTCGACTAGCGATCTCGTCCCGTCACGGAACCGTCCGGGAGGTGCCCACGTCGCAGGGGGACCACCCGCGGATTTCTGCGACGAAGGGCGAGGGACGATGACGTATCCACCACAGCCGGGCGGGCAGCCCGGACCGTACGGCCAGCAGGGACACCCCGGA
The window above is part of the Saccharomonospora glauca K62 genome. Proteins encoded here:
- a CDS encoding DUF4097 family beta strand repeat-containing protein, whose product is MSEQPQENNDVVRTQTFDTEGPVELDVDVTAGAVEIHLTDEPGVSVEVRRSQAGTPSWAESAAGVLNWVGEMFGGQAGPLAASTDAVQEVRIEKLGDRVVVRGPKPPPPLRTPLAVTVSAPTDSHVRVRTRFAGVTVRGTCGRADIGTGTGSVALDRATGTTAVRTSSGEVDIATLSGPATIHGGSASVRLGEVTDAVLVRTTTSEIIVSEAASGSVEAISGTGDIRVGVRRGVTAEIDLSSGGGTVHSDLEVSDTPPDEPTALSIRARSGAGRVVVTSA
- a CDS encoding winged helix-turn-helix domain-containing protein; the protein is MRTVSPDAARRIALAAQGFADPRPGAEPGRRQLRRVLDRLRVIQLDSVNVVVRAHYAPLFARLGAYDRELIDAAAWTHSARRPRLLVECWAHEASLVPVEDWPLLHSGAKPRGWWRHYGRIADAEPGLVEDVLAVVKELGPVGAGTIERELTGPVARTPGTWWERSDVKKVCEWLFGIGVLTTGSRRGFERLYDLSERVLPPEVLHRTVDVRTAARQLVERAARAYGIATEPDLRDYYRLSPEVTRRAVADLVADGVLEPVRVETWRATAYRHVAARTPRRVAGRALLCPFDPLVWERKRTERLFGFRYRIEIYVPESRRVHGYYVFPFLLDGALVARVDLKADRAAGVLRVQGAFAEPGVERDRVASELLAELGVMASWLGLDEVGVGERGDLAAELRRL
- a CDS encoding GNAT family N-acetyltransferase, whose amino-acid sequence is MTTADVRLATTDDVPEITRIQLSTWRTAYGDALGTAVNTLVPEEVSASWTEAVEHPDTDVYVAVEGTTTVGFCVAGPAPASEVAAADGSLPDDADRTGLIASLLVEPRWGRRGHGGRLLGTAAAGLRRRGAERGITWVVQSDSASLAFYRSVGWNPDGTVRILDTGERTIKELRITGTLDLRLEHPETSDLD